From bacterium, one genomic window encodes:
- a CDS encoding TonB-dependent receptor has product MRHESPVRLTPRARQVIMAPRPLLAALLLLAPLLAHGEEAPAPQYIALDDSTTLKVYALDAVVVTGSRTEQRLADVTIATELIRREDLARSGAPDLADFLEKQAGIVVNHSLFGSGVQLQGLGSEYVLVLVNGERALGRKGGVIDLSRYATDNIERIEVVKGNQSALYGADAIGGVINIITRGSERPLEMDLRGDFGDGGERDLGASLGYRGQRWTSRTTGSWDEAEPYDLAPADPETSVDGFQELSLANHSEWDLADRLQLKGDLSYISRDQEGVDGGTLASPAVFDRTAKTEIFACALGPNHHAASGNRTRGSLQFSYYLDQYLEDQRGSTALDQYQETRQRLLHGSAQHDHLLPGRHLLSTGLEAFQEWIETERLASGAEERERLGLFLQDQWEQGPEGRLKLIGGLRLDHDSQFGTHLTPKLSLRRDLGRSVILRAGLGQGFRAPDFKELYIYFAHPAVGYVVYGNPDLEPELSRSANLGLEWRSNQGFWLSVNAFYHDFDNLIQGVLTDELVGGLRKAVYVNVAEATIRGLESNLHLRPLPALQAELGYAYLDSRDEETGSILDGRPRHRGTLNLDYRFVRARANLALRASLVGERSFTQETSGLASTKADPYALLDLRLSKELGEHLGLSLAVKNVLDAGDHDYLRVAPRRFVAGFSLKHGNR; this is encoded by the coding sequence ATGCGCCATGAATCCCCGGTTCGGCTCACCCCTCGCGCCCGGCAGGTGATCATGGCCCCGCGACCCCTGCTCGCCGCCTTGTTGCTGCTCGCGCCGCTGCTCGCCCACGGCGAGGAGGCGCCGGCGCCTCAGTACATCGCCCTGGACGACAGCACCACCCTCAAGGTCTACGCCCTCGACGCCGTCGTGGTCACCGGCTCGCGCACCGAGCAACGCCTGGCCGACGTCACGATCGCCACCGAGCTGATCCGGCGCGAGGACCTCGCGCGCTCGGGCGCGCCCGACCTCGCCGACTTCCTCGAGAAGCAGGCGGGCATCGTCGTCAACCACTCGCTCTTCGGCAGCGGCGTGCAGCTGCAGGGTCTGGGCAGCGAGTACGTGCTGGTGCTCGTCAACGGTGAGCGCGCACTGGGCCGCAAGGGTGGCGTCATCGATCTCTCGCGCTACGCCACCGACAACATCGAGCGCATCGAGGTGGTGAAGGGCAACCAGTCGGCGCTCTACGGCGCCGATGCGATCGGCGGCGTCATCAACATCATCACCCGCGGCAGCGAGCGGCCGCTCGAGATGGACCTGCGCGGGGACTTCGGCGACGGCGGCGAGCGGGACCTCGGTGCCAGTCTCGGCTACCGCGGGCAGCGCTGGACCAGCCGGACGACCGGCAGCTGGGACGAGGCGGAACCCTACGACCTTGCGCCCGCCGATCCCGAGACGAGCGTCGACGGCTTCCAGGAGCTGAGCCTGGCCAACCACAGCGAGTGGGACCTGGCCGATCGCCTGCAGCTCAAGGGCGACCTCAGCTACATCTCGCGCGACCAGGAGGGTGTGGACGGCGGCACCCTGGCCTCGCCGGCCGTCTTCGACCGCACGGCCAAGACCGAGATCTTCGCCTGCGCGCTCGGCCCCAACCACCATGCCGCCAGCGGCAATCGCACGCGGGGCAGCCTGCAGTTCAGCTACTACCTCGACCAGTACCTGGAGGACCAGCGCGGCTCGACGGCCCTCGATCAGTACCAGGAGACCCGGCAGCGTCTGCTCCACGGCTCCGCCCAGCACGACCACCTGCTGCCCGGCCGCCACCTGCTCTCCACCGGCCTGGAGGCCTTTCAGGAGTGGATCGAGACCGAGCGCCTCGCGAGCGGTGCCGAGGAGCGCGAGCGGCTCGGCCTCTTCCTGCAGGATCAGTGGGAGCAGGGACCGGAGGGGCGGCTCAAGCTGATCGGCGGCCTGCGCCTCGACCACGACTCGCAGTTCGGCACCCACCTGACGCCCAAGCTCAGCCTGCGTCGCGACCTCGGTCGCTCTGTGATCCTGCGCGCGGGACTCGGCCAGGGCTTCCGGGCGCCGGACTTCAAGGAGCTGTACATCTACTTCGCCCATCCGGCGGTCGGCTACGTGGTCTACGGCAACCCGGACCTCGAGCCCGAGCTCTCGCGCAGCGCCAATCTCGGCCTCGAGTGGCGCAGCAACCAGGGCTTCTGGCTCTCGGTGAACGCCTTCTACCACGACTTCGACAATCTCATCCAGGGCGTGCTCACCGACGAGCTGGTCGGTGGTCTCCGGAAGGCGGTCTACGTGAACGTCGCCGAGGCGACGATCCGCGGCCTCGAGTCGAACCTGCACCTGCGTCCCCTGCCGGCTCTGCAGGCCGAACTGGGCTACGCCTACCTCGACAGCCGCGACGAGGAGACGGGCTCCATCCTCGACGGCCGCCCCCGCCATCGGGGCACGCTGAATCTGGACTACCGCTTCGTGCGCGCGCGCGCGAACCTCGCCCTGCGCGCCTCGCTGGTCGGCGAGCGCAGCTTCACCCAGGAGACCAGCGGCCTCGCCTCGACCAAGGCCGATCCCTACGCCCTGCTCGACCTGCGCCTGAGCAAGGAGCTGGGCGAGCACCTCGGCCTCTCGCTGGCGGTCAAGAACGTTCTCGATGCGGGCGATCACGACTACCTGCGGGTCGCGCCGCGCCGCTTCGTCGCCGGCTTCAGCCTCAAGCACGGCAACCGCTGA
- a CDS encoding sigma-70 family RNA polymerase sigma factor, whose translation MSRHAGLDDGELVRRFLEGERWTFDALMERHEKRIHRLALGMLGDPDAADDIAQETFIRAFRALPSFEFRASFGTWLHRIAVNLCLSRLRSARRHPLVALGDVVRRLRTRRGQPERDLARKDLATRIERAVAALPPKQRAVFLMRHREGLDYGEIAAALQRSEGGVRANHFQALQKLKRELSDEDALDD comes from the coding sequence GTGAGCCGGCACGCGGGACTCGACGACGGCGAGCTCGTCCGGCGATTCCTGGAGGGGGAGCGATGGACCTTCGACGCACTCATGGAGCGGCACGAGAAGCGGATCCATCGCCTGGCGCTGGGCATGCTGGGCGACCCGGACGCGGCCGACGACATCGCGCAGGAGACCTTCATCCGAGCCTTCCGAGCCCTGCCGAGTTTCGAGTTCCGGGCGAGCTTCGGGACCTGGTTGCATCGGATCGCCGTGAATCTCTGCCTGAGCCGGCTGCGCAGCGCGCGACGGCACCCGCTGGTCGCCCTCGGCGACGTGGTGCGGCGGCTGCGCACGCGGCGCGGCCAGCCGGAGCGCGACCTGGCGCGCAAGGATCTGGCCACTCGCATCGAGCGGGCGGTGGCCGCCCTGCCGCCGAAGCAGCGGGCCGTCTTCCTGATGCGGCACCGGGAAGGGCTGGACTACGGCGAGATCGCCGCCGCGCTCCAGCGCAGCGAGGGCGGCGTGCGGGCCAACCACTTCCAGGCCCTGCAGAAGTTGAAGCGGGAGCTGAGCGATGAAGACGCGCTCGACGACTAG
- a CDS encoding DUF4384 domain-containing protein, which yields MKTLIAILSALLLPALAAAATVTPYDQSTAGPVDVDVWLDNADGAVYDYGQGLTIRFRTNADSYVAVYNVDSDGYLSLLYPRYGDSQWVQGGRVNSIPGPEDRYDLVIDGPKGIEYIVAVASPYPLRLGVLEPSNEYWYRSASVGGRISGDPSEAIWEINEQLTWDGEGRGPDGYASDVAWFYVRAVVPYPRYLVYQWYPDRYWDPFWDPYVSINLWVDWHWDHHWCHRRWWHWGHRPEYDFWYRDRHDGPRLRWKSVHYVVKPGDWDRDKPGRPPVAIREDHRGAKSDRRDDRPDRPQRWDRNDRRYEPGDRPSRKDDDDRRGDRPSRRDEDRDKRDDRPAQREDKPAVRPEKPESKPEAKPEPPRAEERRPESRPAAKPESKPASKPEERPSRKERGKPEAKPESRPGRR from the coding sequence ATGAAGACGCTCATCGCGATCCTCAGTGCGCTCCTGCTGCCGGCACTGGCCGCGGCGGCGACGGTGACGCCCTACGACCAGTCGACCGCCGGGCCCGTGGACGTGGATGTCTGGCTCGACAACGCGGACGGTGCCGTCTACGACTACGGTCAGGGGCTGACGATCCGCTTCCGCACGAACGCCGATAGCTACGTCGCCGTCTACAATGTCGACAGCGACGGCTACCTCAGCCTGCTCTACCCCCGCTACGGCGACTCGCAGTGGGTGCAGGGCGGGCGGGTCAACTCGATCCCTGGCCCCGAGGACCGCTACGACCTGGTCATCGATGGGCCGAAGGGCATCGAGTACATCGTCGCCGTCGCCTCGCCCTACCCGCTGCGCCTGGGCGTGCTCGAGCCGAGCAACGAGTACTGGTACCGCTCGGCGAGCGTCGGCGGCCGCATCAGCGGCGACCCGTCGGAGGCGATCTGGGAGATCAACGAACAGCTGACCTGGGACGGCGAGGGCCGCGGCCCCGACGGCTATGCCAGCGACGTCGCCTGGTTCTACGTCCGCGCCGTGGTGCCCTACCCGCGCTATCTCGTCTACCAGTGGTACCCGGACCGCTACTGGGACCCCTTCTGGGATCCCTACGTCAGCATCAACCTCTGGGTCGACTGGCACTGGGATCACCACTGGTGCCATCGCCGCTGGTGGCACTGGGGCCACCGCCCCGAGTACGACTTCTGGTACCGCGATCGGCACGACGGCCCGCGCCTGCGCTGGAAGAGCGTGCACTACGTCGTCAAGCCGGGGGACTGGGATCGCGACAAACCCGGCCGTCCGCCCGTCGCGATCCGCGAGGATCATCGGGGCGCGAAGTCGGATCGCCGGGACGACCGCCCGGATCGGCCGCAGCGCTGGGATCGCAACGACCGGCGCTACGAGCCGGGGGATCGGCCCAGCCGCAAGGACGACGACGATCGCCGCGGCGATCGGCCCAGTCGCCGCGACGAGGACCGCGACAAGCGCGACGATCGCCCAGCGCAGCGCGAGGACAAACCGGCCGTGCGCCCCGAGAAGCCCGAGAGCAAGCCCGAGGCGAAGCCCGAACCGCCGCGCGCGGAGGAGCGCCGGCCGGAGTCGAGACCCGCGGCCAAGCCGGAATCCAAGCCGGCGTCCAAGCCCGAGGAGCGGCCTTCGCGCAAGGAGCGCGGCAAGCCCGAGGCGAAGCCGGAGTCGCGTCCCGGCCGTCGTTGA